The Hevea brasiliensis isolate MT/VB/25A 57/8 chromosome 1, ASM3005281v1, whole genome shotgun sequence genome has a window encoding:
- the LOC110638888 gene encoding lysM domain receptor-like kinase 3 — protein sequence MSSTKYCLVPLICFLSLQILSAHSYSTQPLNCTDTTRLCTSFLAFKPQENQTLAVIQSMFDVLPQDVAIEGNGHGYIFIKKNCSCLSTTKVYASNTTYTVKSSEGHVYDIVIDAYDGLAFMPNTTRLAKVGAVISLRLFCGCSNGLWNYLMSYVMGEGDTVESLSSRFGVSMGSIEAVNGIGNPDNVTVGALYYIPLNSVPGEPYPVENDIPPSPTPVPEPSFDSYSENPPKQKAHVPYGWIIGGLGIGLPLIVFCIVICVCLKSSSCFSKARGDHAKDPDGKISHKFHILRKPSFCCASGRYMTGKSGDWKQTNGESSSYHITIPKALGTDMLDVEKPVVFTYEEIIFATDGFSDSSLIGHGTYGSVYYGHLHDQEVAVKRMTATKTKEFMAEMKVLCKVHHTNLVELIGYAASDDELFLIYEYAQKGSLKNHLHDPQNKGHTSLSWIIRVQIALDAARGLEYIHEHTKTRYVHRDIKTGNVLLDGSFRAKISDFGLAKLVGKKGEGEATATKVVGTFGYLAPEYLSDGLATAKSDVYAFGVVLFEIISGKEAIIQTEGAVTKNPERRSLASVMLAALQSSPDSMSMSGLKDHIDPNLMDLYPHDCVFKMAMLAKQCVDEDSIVRPDMKQVVISLSQILLSSIEWEATLAGNSQVFSGLVQGR from the exons ATGTCAAGTACAAAGTATTGTCTCGTTCCTCTAATATgctttctttctcttcaaatcTTGTCTGCACACTCATATTCTACACAGCCCTTGAATTGTACGGACACCACACGCCTATGCACATCTTTTTTGGCCTTTAAACCCCAAGAGAACCAGACTCTAGCAGTGATCCAAAGCATGTTCGATGTATTACCCCAAGATGTAGCCATAGAAGGCAATGGTCACGGATACATATTCATCAAGAAGAATTGCTCTTGCTTATCCACAACCAAAGTTTATGCCTCTAACACTACATATACAGTGAAATCCAGTGAAGGTCATGTGTATGACATTGTGATCGACGCTTATGATGGGCTTGCTTTCATGCCTAACACTACTAGATTAGCCAAGGTCGGTGCGGTGATTTCGTTGAGGTTGTTTTGTGGGTGTTCAAATGGGTTGTGGAATTACTTGATGAGTTATGTGATGGGCGAAGGAGATACTGTGGAGTCACTTTCAAGTCGATTTGGGGTTAGTATGGGTAGTATTGAGGCGGTAAATGGGATAGGAAATCCCGATAATGTTACTGTTGGGGCTCTGTATTATATTCCCTTGAATTCAG TTCCTGGTGAGCCTTATCCTGTGGAGAATGACATTCCTCCTAGTCCCACTCCAGTTCCTGAACCTTCTTTTGACAGTTACTCAG AAAATCCACCAAAGCAGAAGGCTCATGTACCATATGGATGGATCATAGGGGGTCTTGGGATTGGTCTTCCACTGATTGTATTTTGTATAGTTATTTGTGTATGCTTGAAGTCCTCTAGCTGCTTTTCAAAAGCTCGAGGAGATCATGCTAAAGACCCTGATGGCAAGATTTCTCATAAGTTTCATATTCTTCGCAAGCCAAGTTTCTGTTGTGCTTCAGGAAGGTATATGACTGGCAAATCTGGAGATTGGAAGCAAACAAATGGAGAGTCTAGCAgctaccacatcactatacctaAAG CTCTCGGAACTGATATGCTTGATGTGGAGAAGCCTGTGGTTTTCACGTATGAAGAAATTATTTTTGCAACTGATGGATTCTCTGATTCAAGTCTTATTGGGCATGGAACATATGGTTCAGTATATTATGGCCACCTTCATGACCAG GAGGTTGCTGTTAAGAGAATGACTGCTACAAAAACTAAAGAATTTATGGCAGAGATGAAAGTCTTGTGCAAAGTCCACCATACAAATCTG GTAGAATTGATTGGCTATGCAGCCAGTGATGATGAGCTCTTCCTAATTTATGAATATGCCCAAAAGGGTTCACTTAAAAACCATTTGCATGATCCTCAGAATAAGG GTCATACATCACTTTCGTGGATCATCAGGGTCCAGATTGCACTTGATGCGGCTAGAGGTCTGGAATATATCCATGAACACACTAAAACACGCTATGTTCACCGGGATATCAAGACGGGCAATGTCTTACTTGATGGTTCATTCAGGGCTAAG ATTTCGGATTTTGGATTGGCAAAACTTGTTGGAAAAAAGGGTGAGGGAGAAGCAACAGCAACAAAAGTTGTTGGTACATTTGGTTATCTGGCTCCAGA ATATTTGAGTGATGGTCTTGCTACAGCGAAAAGTGACGTGTATGCATTTGGTGTTGTTCTTTTTGAGATCATATCTGGGAAGGAAGCCATAATACAAACTGAAGGTGCAGTTACCAAAAATCCTGAAAGACGATCACTGGCATCCGTT ATGCTAGCAGCTCTTCAGAGCTCGCCCGACTCCATGAGCATGTCAGGTTTGAAAGATCACATCGATCCTAATCTGATGGATTTATATCCTCATGATTGTGTATTCAAG ATGGCCATGCTTGCAAAACAATGTGTGGATGAGGATTCCATCGTACGGCCTGACATGAAGCAAGTTGTGATTTCACTGTCACAGATCCTTTTATCCTCCATTGAGTGGGAAGCAACTCTGGCAGGAAACAGCCAAGTATTCAGCGGTCTTGTCCAAGGACGATAG